The DNA window AACCATTATTCTAACCTGTGATTTTAAAAATGCACTTCCTTTAATATATATCTTTATCTTACTCTTTCGAAAATATTTAACTTCTATTTGGTATATCTCTCTTATAGTTACCTTACTTACACAATCACTTAATCTAAAATTCTTAAAATCATGCACTCCTATAAAATCAGAAAATATTTTTTCTAATTTCTCAGCAACAATTTTCCCTTTTACAAATTTACAATGTCTTGCTTCAAAAGGATTTTTCTCCCAAGATATAATATAGATATATTCTCTCATTTTTGCATTGTGTCTTGCATTAAAATTCTTATCAACTTCTTCAACTGATAATATATCTATATCATTAGGTAAAGCTCTTGTTAAAAGATACTTATATTTTTCTATTGGAATATTAGAAGAAGTATAAAAATTAGAAACTTGATGATTAGCATGAACTCCTCTATCTGTTCTGCCAGCAGATATTAAATTTATTTCTTCTTTTGTAACAATTCTTAAAACTTTTTCAATTTCTCCTTGAACTGTTATCTTATTAGGCTGTCTTTGAAAACCATAATAGTTGCTTCCATCATATCTGAACTCAATTTTTATATTCTTTCTTCCCATATCTTCTCCAAATAATTTTATATGAGGTTGTTATAAATTTATCACTATTGAAACAAATTTTCTTTGACAGAAGTCTATAACTTATAAATAAGATTACTGCGACGTCCTATAATGTTGAAAGAGCATTTTGGAGCTCGAGAAACATTATAGGCTGACAAGTAATCTTAAAATATAGCTACAAGTTTTAAGAAATTTTCTCAAAGAAAATTTAATTAATATATTACAACATCTATAAAATTTTTATCTTATTCATTGAATGTTCAAAAATTTCCATCATCTTCTTTTTCATTTCATCTTTATCACATATTCTACAACCAGAGGCATGCTTATGTCCTCCACCTGAATACCCTACTAACATCCCTAATTTTTTAGCAATTTCACTTACATCTATATTATTTTTACTTCTAAAAGATACTGTTCCATATACATTTAAAAAGGCAACTACTTCATAATTTAATTTTTTATCATATAAAATTTTATCTGCAATTATTGACTGATAATCTCCATCTATACCATAAACTACTCCTAATTTATAGCCTTTATAGTCAAAATCACTCATTACCCTTTTTGCAAAGTCAAATAAATTATCTATTTTCATATTATATGCTTCATCTAAAAGGAAAAAATAATCAAAAATCTCTTCTGTATAATTTTCAGAATTTAATTTTTTAGTAATAAAATTATAAAAAGCTCCTGTACC is part of the Fusobacterium nucleatum genome and encodes:
- the truA gene encoding tRNA pseudouridine(38-40) synthase TruA, producing the protein MGRKNIKIEFRYDGSNYYGFQRQPNKITVQGEIEKVLRIVTKEEINLISAGRTDRGVHANHQVSNFYTSSNIPIEKYKYLLTRALPNDIDILSVEEVDKNFNARHNAKMREYIYIISWEKNPFEARHCKFVKGKIVAEKLEKIFSDFIGVHDFKNFRLSDCVSKVTIREIYQIEVKYFRKSKIKIYIKGSAFLKSQVRIMVGTALEIYYGRLPENHIRIMLIDFTREYKKNLVEAEGLYLNKIEY